From Atribacteraceae bacterium, a single genomic window includes:
- a CDS encoding energy-coupling factor transporter ATPase, whose amino-acid sequence MIEFKQVSFWYSQEEALVDRDYEVLHEVTLTIQKGEFVVLLGRNGSGKSTLARHTNGLLLPKKGTVTVEGLSTVDPANLWPIRQKVGLIFQNPDNQIIATSVEEDVAFGPENLGLPPSEIRRRIDEALSIVDMLPYRRKEPHLLSGGQKQRVAIAGVLAMHPEYLVLDEASSMLDPEGRNELLTVLKKLKREITVFHITHYIEEAVHADRVLIMDQGTIVAEGGPRTIFSLRDDMYRWGLELPQITETAWLINQRRPGTFGELPIDPEEMVNTLCSLK is encoded by the coding sequence GTGATCGAATTCAAGCAGGTTTCATTCTGGTATTCCCAGGAAGAAGCACTCGTCGACAGAGATTATGAAGTACTGCACGAGGTTACACTCACCATACAAAAAGGTGAGTTTGTGGTTTTACTTGGAAGAAATGGATCCGGCAAGTCGACGCTGGCCCGGCATACTAATGGGCTTCTGCTTCCGAAGAAGGGGACGGTTACCGTCGAGGGGCTTTCCACCGTGGACCCGGCGAATCTGTGGCCTATACGACAAAAGGTCGGATTGATCTTCCAGAATCCCGACAATCAGATTATCGCCACCAGCGTTGAGGAGGATGTAGCCTTTGGACCAGAAAACCTGGGTCTTCCACCTTCCGAGATCCGGCGAAGAATAGACGAAGCCCTTTCGATTGTGGATATGCTCCCTTACCGAAGGAAAGAGCCACATTTACTTTCCGGCGGCCAGAAACAACGAGTGGCCATTGCCGGAGTCCTGGCCATGCATCCCGAATACCTGGTTCTTGACGAAGCCTCTTCCATGCTCGATCCGGAAGGCAGGAATGAGTTGCTTACCGTACTTAAAAAATTGAAGAGGGAGATCACGGTTTTTCATATTACTCACTATATCGAAGAAGCTGTTCACGCTGACCGGGTGCTGATCATGGATCAGGGAACCATCGTTGCCGAGGGAGGTCCACGGACCATTTTTTCTCTACGTGACGATATGTATCGATGGGGTTTGGAACTCCCCCAGATTACGGAGACAGCCTGGTTGATCAACCAACGCCGGCCGGGAACATTCGGGGAGTTACCGATTGATCCTGAAGAAATGGTGAACACATTGTGCTCATTGAAATGA